A single genomic interval of bacterium harbors:
- a CDS encoding T9SS type A sorting domain-containing protein: protein MDFGLPADAAVRLTVFDVNGRAVATLIDGTLPAGWQRVTWDGRDAQGTPVAAGVYLYRLEVGAERIQRKMLIVK, encoded by the coding sequence ATCGACTTCGGCCTGCCGGCGGACGCGGCGGTGCGCCTCACCGTCTTCGACGTCAACGGGCGCGCGGTGGCGACCCTAATCGACGGCACGCTGCCCGCGGGCTGGCAGCGCGTGACCTGGGACGGCCGCGACGCGCAGGGCACGCCGGTGGCGGCGGGCGTCTACCTGTACCGGCTGGAAGTGGGCGCGGAGCGCATCCAGCGGAAGATGCTGATCGTCAAGTAG